Part of the Vibrio penaeicida genome is shown below.
AAACGAACTAGCAAAAACAAACAGTATTTAGAGCGGTGCTGCTTGTGTACTATTCCGCTCAAGTCGAATTTAATCTCCGCAAGGAGAGACCTTCTCAAACTTTATGATTTTTCCATCGCTATAGAATGATTCAAAGTGCGCCGTTTGAACCACCCTTTGGATGAGTTTTGGAGAAAACAGAGCGAAGCAAATCTGTTCACTTTTTACTGACCTCACAGAGTAGTATTGAAGCCCTTCTTTGCCGATTTGTTTTAGCTCTCTAGCTAACTGCTGGCTGGCTCCGTAATTGTTAGGATCGTAGATCGGATTATCTAAGCTTACGGATGTCAGGTCATGCAAGTTTGCGGAAAATAAACACTCTAATCCACGGTAGGTAATCACATCAAAAGGGCAATTATCGATATTGTTCATGTAACGAACTTGATGGTAGGAGATTTCTTCTATTGCGGTATCGACTTCTTGAGCACAATAAAAAGCACCAAATTGACCGTCGTTAAATCTACCGCCATCACGACTTAAATGCACAAACGGCGCGAGAGCATAACTGCAACCAGAAATCCCAAAAGGTATGTCGTTTAGTGCGACTAGAGATAGGTTACCTACTTCGTTTTGTATTCGGGGGTTGGTCAATTCTTGAATGGCGTATAATGCCGCGAATTCATCCTCACTTGCAACGTCATCAAATAAAGTAATTGGAGGATATTTAGAAGGAATGAGGCGATACGCGATTTGGTCTTTGAGTGATTTTACGGAGTTATTCATTGCCATTGACCGCCTCGAAGCGCATTAATTCGGTGGTATACGTCGTACAAAGAGCCGAAGTTACCTCCCTCGATAATTTCAATAGGGGAGCGACCATTAAAGAATGGATTGTTGTTTTTACGTGTCATGAACCCATAGACAAGCTCTGGGTTTGTAAAAACTGTTCTCAACACACCATGAATATTCAGAATAAGACTAATTCGCTCCAAAAGATCATTGCTTATACTGAGCGAACTTGGGTTCGCTTTGGCTTTAAAAAACTGGCTTTTCTTTAGGCCAAGAACCTGCATCATCTGGTTATTGGTTAAAGACCATTTTTCCAAAATACTCAATGCGGCTTTTAAGCCTGTTGTGCGTACTTCTTTATCTTCTGTAGATAAACCGTTCGTAAATACAGCGTTAGTCGAATGAACCATAAACCCACCTTAAATTCGTCCTAGCTTAACACCTAAACATAGTCCAAAAATATACTATTATTTAGATAATGTCCAATTATAGACTTTAGTGACAAGAGAAAAGGTGTATCTGTAACAACAAGGCAAGAAATCGCTGCATTAAAAGTGACACTCTTCAGTTTGAGCCGTCTACTCCATTCACCGAAAAAAACTCAAATGACTGGGCATGATTGTTTGAACAAACCATCAAAATAGAGGTGTTCAAATAAAATTCTTTGACTCTAATATTCGGTGGTTGGAGTTTTAAAGAAACCTAAACTATCTTTTAAATGTGCGTTTCCTCCATAGCTATTTAGACGGGATAACTGGCCAGATAGAGGTCTCCACTATTATATATTTCGTTCAGCCTTAGCATGAATAATTAAAAAAAAAAGGCTGATTTTCTAAAATTTAAAACGGTATTGGGTAATAAAATGTGGAATTCTAGAGCAAAGCTACTGGCAATATTTTTTGCAATGTTAATTATAAATCCGCTGAATTCGATAGCCGAAGAAAAACAGAAAACGGTTGCCATAATTACCGTTGATTTTCAATCAAATACAATGCTCCGGTTTGGTAATTCTTTTTCCTTACGGGCTAAGGAGTATGGTTGGAATGTGATTAAAGCCGAAATTTTCGGAGATTATAGTAAAGCCGATGATTACTTTGACGATTTTATCGATCGTGAAGTAGATGCAATATTTAATGATATGCTCGATCCTAATCTAATTGAATCCGCACTTTTGAAAGCAAAAAATGCAGGTATTCCGGTAATAAATGGGGATGCAGGATTCCACAAGGATGTAGTAACAAATATAACTTCAAATAATTATTTTTTATCAGCCCGAATCACCAAGTTTTTGTTTGATAAAATGCTCGTCGATGGCAAAAAGGAATTGCTTGCCATTACTTGGTTAGATCATCACGGTATTAGAAAAAGAACGGACATAATGGAAGCGATATTGGCTGAATATCCTGATATCAAATTGGTAAAAATGCACCACACGAGCATTCCCGGGCAAGTGCAGGACTCAAGAAGTTTTGTGTCGGACTATCTTAAAAACAATCCTGATTTCGACGGCGCGGTTTGGGCGGCATGGGATGAGCCCGCAGCAGGAGCAACACAAGCCATATTAAATGCAAAGAAAGGGAACAGCGTTTACACCACAGGTATTGATGGAAACAAATGGACATTTGACATGATCAGGCAAAGGCCTCCTTTTTTGGCATCAGAATCTCAGAATTTCGAGATGATGGGAAGGCAGGTGGCAGATTGCATGAATGATATCTTCAACAAACACAACGAATCAGAG
Proteins encoded:
- a CDS encoding RES family NAD+ phosphorylase translates to MNNSVKSLKDQIAYRLIPSKYPPITLFDDVASEDEFAALYAIQELTNPRIQNEVGNLSLVALNDIPFGISGCSYALAPFVHLSRDGGRFNDGQFGAFYCAQEVDTAIEEISYHQVRYMNNIDNCPFDVITYRGLECLFSANLHDLTSVSLDNPIYDPNNYGASQQLARELKQIGKEGLQYYSVRSVKSEQICFALFSPKLIQRVVQTAHFESFYSDGKIIKFEKVSPCGD
- a CDS encoding MbcA/ParS/Xre antitoxin family protein → MVHSTNAVFTNGLSTEDKEVRTTGLKAALSILEKWSLTNNQMMQVLGLKKSQFFKAKANPSSLSISNDLLERISLILNIHGVLRTVFTNPELVYGFMTRKNNNPFFNGRSPIEIIEGGNFGSLYDVYHRINALRGGQWQ
- a CDS encoding substrate-binding domain-containing protein, whose protein sequence is MWNSRAKLLAIFFAMLIINPLNSIAEEKQKTVAIITVDFQSNTMLRFGNSFSLRAKEYGWNVIKAEIFGDYSKADDYFDDFIDREVDAIFNDMLDPNLIESALLKAKNAGIPVINGDAGFHKDVVTNITSNNYFLSARITKFLFDKMLVDGKKELLAITWLDHHGIRKRTDIMEAILAEYPDIKLVKMHHTSIPGQVQDSRSFVSDYLKNNPDFDGAVWAAWDEPAAGATQAILNAKKGNSVYTTGIDGNKWTFDMIRQRPPFLASESQNFEMMGRQVADCMNDIFNKHNESEKIYCGDVVPYNLYVPTILATKNNLPQIGKFPWSETGEFSDQYIQSSSWPKIEGNWGADTNDGETLNDYTLSALITPLLFDKMTKNNKTDLLVVTSEENIASRRRTRIMDGVLKTYSNLDLMGRSQVTVSDKSVQEAQAAVEEFLKKNPDFEGAIWSSVDVLNEGAVKAIANLGKEDRVYTLLDVGQF